A portion of the Acidobacteriaceae bacterium genome contains these proteins:
- a CDS encoding retron St85 family RNA-directed DNA polymerase: MIIEKMCNELSLPPAYVARLVRTASYQYKQYQIPKKTGGTRTILHPSKRLKALQRWLLANVIASWPVHPAASAYRKGGTILDNAKVHAKSKYLLRMDLQDFFPSLKMQDLREYAKQRSGLFTNWTSEDFESFGRLIFREGQLTIGAPTSPAVSNALCFDLDVAMNALCQSRGVAYTRYADDFFFSSTEKGVLAKVQTEIEALVAASALPKGLKINKTKTRHSSKRKARRVTGIVLGSDDLAHVSRQTKRHVRSQVHHLDTLTPKQRVSLAGMISYITGFEPDFMNVLITKYGATQAIKARNGD; encoded by the coding sequence ATGATCATTGAGAAGATGTGCAACGAGCTGTCTCTGCCGCCGGCCTATGTCGCGCGCCTGGTGCGCACTGCCTCCTACCAGTACAAGCAGTACCAGATTCCGAAGAAGACCGGCGGCACTCGCACAATTCTCCATCCATCGAAGCGCCTCAAGGCGCTGCAACGGTGGCTGCTGGCAAACGTCATTGCGTCCTGGCCCGTTCATCCTGCTGCCTCGGCGTACCGCAAGGGCGGGACGATCCTCGACAATGCCAAGGTGCACGCGAAAAGCAAGTATCTCCTGCGGATGGACCTGCAGGACTTCTTCCCGTCGCTGAAGATGCAGGATTTGCGCGAGTACGCCAAGCAGCGATCTGGGCTGTTCACGAATTGGACGAGCGAAGACTTCGAGAGCTTCGGCCGGCTCATCTTCAGAGAAGGGCAACTCACGATCGGCGCGCCTACCTCGCCCGCCGTTTCGAACGCGCTGTGTTTCGACCTCGACGTTGCCATGAACGCGCTGTGCCAATCCCGCGGTGTTGCGTACACGAGATACGCCGACGACTTCTTCTTCTCAAGCACCGAGAAGGGAGTTCTGGCGAAGGTGCAAACCGAGATCGAGGCCCTTGTAGCGGCCTCGGCGCTGCCGAAGGGTCTAAAGATCAACAAGACCAAGACCAGGCACAGTTCCAAGCGCAAGGCACGCCGCGTCACTGGTATCGTGCTGGGAAGCGATGATCTGGCGCATGTCAGCCGGCAAACAAAGCGGCATGTGCGGTCGCAGGTTCACCATCTCGACACACTCACCCCTAAGCAGCGCGTCAGCCTCGCCGGGATGATCTCCTACATCACGGGATTCGAGCCTGATTTCATGAACGTGCTGATTACTAAGTATGGGGCCACCCAAGCCATTAAAGCCCGGAATGGCGATTGA
- a CDS encoding GAF domain-containing protein gives MMQTPAQLEAAGLEVTDLADESLYSTRPLHSRSGAMQMEGLHRLAVAFVESPETILQELVNAAVRLCGADSAGISIEREGRTDENYYHWVATAGEYSSFLDASLPRTPSACTVCLERGTPQLFRVDQRFFDILGVEAALVKDGILLPWQVEEMRGTIFIISHSRNEAFDSEDLHLMQILAKFAAMGIRQQRQQEKLLRQAATAAAMAMAHDLAHQINNPLQSLTNVLFLAKQSDGVGDEKSLAMKLRR, from the coding sequence ATGATGCAGACGCCCGCGCAACTCGAAGCAGCTGGACTCGAAGTCACCGACCTTGCTGACGAATCTCTGTATTCAACGCGCCCCCTGCATTCCCGCAGTGGAGCGATGCAGATGGAAGGATTGCATCGGCTGGCGGTCGCTTTCGTGGAGAGTCCAGAGACCATTCTCCAAGAACTCGTCAATGCAGCGGTTCGCCTCTGCGGTGCCGATAGCGCGGGGATCAGTATTGAGCGTGAAGGCAGGACAGACGAGAATTACTATCACTGGGTCGCGACCGCAGGAGAGTACTCCTCCTTCCTGGACGCTTCTCTTCCCCGGACTCCGAGCGCCTGTACCGTGTGTCTCGAACGTGGAACGCCGCAATTATTCCGCGTAGATCAGCGTTTCTTCGACATTCTGGGCGTTGAAGCCGCGCTGGTGAAAGATGGGATACTGCTCCCTTGGCAGGTCGAGGAGATGCGCGGAACGATCTTCATCATCTCGCACAGCCGCAATGAAGCTTTTGACAGCGAAGATCTCCACTTGATGCAGATTCTCGCCAAGTTCGCTGCGATGGGCATTCGGCAACAGCGCCAGCAAGAAAAGCTGCTGAGACAGGCGGCTACCGCCGCTGCGATGGCGATGGCACATGATCTTGCCCACCAAATCAACAACCCCCTCCAGAGCCTTACAAACGTTCTTTTCCTCGCCAAGCAGAGCGATGGGGTGGGCGACGAAAAATCGCTCGCAATGAAGTTGCGACGATGA
- the greB gene encoding transcription elongation factor GreB translates to MPVKNYITPGGLARLKDEHQFLLAKDRPAVTEAVAWAASLGDRSENADYQYAKRRLRQIDGRIRFLSKRIEAADLVDPEAPRSKLQEAKAYFGATVLYANAAGEEREVSIVGGDEVDLDRNHISWVSPLGRALMRSAVGDSVILDAPGGKERLKVLEIRYERIDVQPFREPTGSYAAAKQP, encoded by the coding sequence GTGCCCGTCAAAAACTACATCACGCCCGGCGGCCTTGCGCGCCTGAAAGACGAGCACCAGTTCCTGCTAGCCAAAGATCGTCCAGCCGTGACGGAGGCCGTCGCCTGGGCTGCCAGTCTCGGCGATCGTAGTGAGAACGCCGACTACCAATACGCTAAGCGGCGGCTGAGGCAGATCGACGGCCGCATTCGTTTCCTCTCCAAGCGAATCGAAGCCGCAGACCTCGTAGACCCCGAAGCTCCAAGATCGAAGCTTCAGGAAGCGAAGGCTTACTTCGGTGCGACCGTGCTCTATGCCAATGCTGCGGGAGAAGAACGAGAGGTAAGCATCGTCGGCGGAGACGAGGTCGACCTCGATCGCAACCATATCAGTTGGGTATCGCCGCTAGGCCGTGCGCTCATGCGGTCGGCTGTGGGCGATAGCGTCATTCTCGATGCGCCGGGCGGCAAAGAGCGTCTGAAGGTTCTCGAGATTCGGTACGAGCGCATCGACGTACAGCCATTCCGTGAGCCAACCGGCTCTTACGCTGCTGCGAAGCAGCCCTAG
- a CDS encoding ROK family transcriptional regulator produces MKSVSKSHASVRELAYIEAASTELTRDINRDVILERIRSAQPISRVDLARETGLQPSTVSSIVEQLLEERWIREGAVIKTARGRRPTMLSLNDDLVILVADVRPTQAVTAIVDLNGRFLSRTVVPLPPEPERAFVAIADAMDRLRSQHPEKTFEGVGLSIPGRVDPDTNRLALIPNLPWEGLDVAAAIGRRLGLRVELENDANACLLSELWFGHVDRVRNVVLLAISEGVGAAVLAEGRLVTGRDGLAGEFGHICVDPSGPRCGCGKNGCWEMFASSRAALRYYRGGKAGAGKIIMAELIALASGGDKDAKAALRKQSEAIGRGLHMVNAALSPEAIFFAGDITMHWELARPVIERFCQQGLLTKSAPALISIGDGELALLRGAAAVVLQRHTGYYKASTHTKRPRKSAKTA; encoded by the coding sequence ATGAAGAGTGTTTCTAAAAGCCACGCCTCTGTGCGCGAGCTCGCCTATATCGAAGCCGCCTCCACCGAGCTGACGCGCGACATCAACCGCGACGTCATCCTCGAGCGCATCCGCTCGGCGCAACCCATCTCGCGCGTCGACCTCGCGCGCGAAACCGGCCTGCAACCCAGCACTGTCTCTTCCATCGTGGAGCAGCTTCTCGAAGAGCGCTGGATCCGCGAAGGCGCCGTCATCAAGACCGCGCGCGGCCGCCGTCCCACCATGCTCTCGCTCAACGACGACCTCGTCATCCTCGTCGCCGACGTTCGCCCCACTCAGGCCGTGACCGCCATCGTCGACCTCAACGGCCGCTTCCTCTCGCGCACCGTCGTCCCTCTGCCGCCTGAGCCCGAGCGCGCCTTCGTCGCCATCGCCGACGCCATGGACCGGCTCCGCAGCCAGCACCCCGAAAAAACCTTCGAAGGCGTCGGCCTCTCCATCCCCGGCCGCGTCGACCCCGACACTAACCGCCTGGCACTGATTCCCAATCTCCCGTGGGAAGGTCTCGACGTCGCCGCCGCCATCGGCCGCCGCCTCGGCCTGCGCGTCGAGCTCGAGAACGACGCCAACGCCTGCCTCCTCTCTGAGCTATGGTTCGGCCACGTCGACCGCGTCCGCAACGTCGTTCTGCTCGCGATCAGCGAAGGCGTCGGCGCAGCCGTACTCGCTGAAGGCCGCCTCGTCACTGGCCGCGACGGCCTCGCGGGTGAGTTCGGCCACATCTGCGTCGACCCTTCCGGCCCACGCTGCGGCTGCGGCAAAAACGGCTGCTGGGAGATGTTCGCTTCTTCACGCGCGGCTCTGCGTTACTACCGCGGCGGCAAAGCCGGTGCAGGCAAGATCATCATGGCGGAGCTCATCGCGCTCGCCTCCGGCGGCGACAAAGACGCCAAGGCCGCTCTCCGCAAGCAAAGCGAAGCCATCGGTCGAGGCCTCCACATGGTCAACGCCGCGCTCTCGCCCGAGGCCATCTTCTTCGCCGGCGACATCACCATGCACTGGGAGCTCGCCCGCCCGGTCATCGAGCGCTTCTGCCAGCAGGGCCTGCTCACCAAATCCGCGCCAGCCCTCATCTCCATCGGCGACGGGGAACTCGCTCTCCTTCGCGGAGCCGCAGCGGTCGTGCTGCAACGCCACACCGGCTACTACAAGGCCTCGACCCACACCAAGCGCCCGCGCAAGTCGGCCAAGACGGCCTGA